In Silene latifolia isolate original U9 population chromosome X, ASM4854445v1, whole genome shotgun sequence, the following proteins share a genomic window:
- the LOC141620027 gene encoding uncharacterized protein LOC141620027 has product MGIDKNYIHQGRSNTYSFKQGSKKITLTPLPPNQKNYRSPSVTDGLNGVLFLFEAEMVKDMQQEQPVLILLSKEIHEDVEHQLPAEIRTLLEHYQDVLPAQLPSGLPPLRGIEHQIDLVPGSVLPNRPVYRCDPDAT; this is encoded by the coding sequence ATGGGAATTGACAAGAATTATATCCACCAGGGAAGGAGCAATACCTATTCCTTCAAGCAAGGCAGCAAAAAGATCACATTGACTCCTCTACCACCTAATCAGAAGAACTATAGGAGTCCAAGTGTGACTGATGGACTTAATGGGGTTCTATTTCTATTTGAAGCAGAAATGGTCAAGGATATGCAACAAGAACAGCCTGTTCTCATCTTGTTATCCAAGGAAATTCATGAGGATGTGGAGCATCAACTGCCAGCAGAGATTAGGACATTACTGGAGCACTACCAGGATGTTTTACCTGCTCAATTGCCTAGTGGACTGCCTCCACTAAGAGGTATTGAGCACCAGATTGACCTTGTGCCAGGATCTGTACTCCCTAACAGGCCTGTATATAGGTGTGATCCTGATGCTACATGA